A window of Hordeum vulgare subsp. vulgare chromosome 5H, MorexV3_pseudomolecules_assembly, whole genome shotgun sequence genomic DNA:
aggtatgaagatgcactcacccctctctcgttgctggtctctccataggaagatctgaatatgcgtaggaaatttttgaatttatgctacgttacccaacatttaATTACATTGCAAAATGTTGGtttatatttgaaaattacttAATGAATATTTGGAACCCAACCAAGATTTTAGTTTCACTATTTGAAGAAATAATTTacttgactttattttaaatttgaatttggctTTGATTTTTAGGAAGTGAAAATTTGGCCTAGTTAAAActgatgacatggcaccattagtGTGAGGTCATTGTAGCATGACACTCGGGGTGTTACAAATACTATCCTCGAAGAcgtttgtgatcccctatacttgtgggacatcaagactAATTtttagcgtcgttgccggggagcatagctctatttacTAGGTTCACTTGGGAGTTAATTATCTGCTCCAATTTATATTCATTAAGAATAATGTGAGAGACAATAATACCAAGATCACACCCTCTATGACGAAGGGAGGTAAAGAACTGTcaactagctctacacttgattcaccaacTATTTTAAGTCAACTTGTGACACCACAACGTGCTATTCAATTTGATATGACACAAGTAATAGACACTACTTTTTCTATTAATGACACTCATGATGATGCTTCTACTCTGCTTGATAATACTACTATGGCACTTGGTGAAGAGTTAATGATAAAATTGGTCCTTACTTCAAAACTCACAAAGGCCTAAGACATGGTGATGCTTTATCACCTTTGTTTTTTTATCTTGTTGCGGATAAATAGTTGTTATTATGGACAAAGaaaattttaatgattttttgaaagGATTTTAAATGTAAAATCTAACTAATGCGATTAATATGCTTTAGTATGCTCATGATGTCATGTTTTTTTACTTCAAGATGATGTTGGAAGTGCTAAAAACCTCAAGTTCATATTGAATGTTTTTGAGAAAATGTTTGGACAACTATTAATTTCCATGAGTGAGTTGTTTATTATTGGAAGGCTAATAATAAATTTGAGGTGTACCGAGAGATTTTTACTTGTCAGCTGGGAGATTTGCATGCAGAGTATTTGGGTATGCTTATCTGTGATAATGGAATTAGGAATAAACATTGTATGAGAGtgtaaaataaaattaaaaaatagGTGGATGTTGGCAAGACAAACTGTTGGGCTCTATTATTGGCAGGATTCGTTTGGTACCAGTTTGCTAACCAACATGCCTCTTTTTATGATGCATTTTCACCCTCATCCCCCGTAGGGCGCTTAAGAAAGTTGATTTATTTAGAGATGGAACGGTGTGTTGGGGTGATgaagataaaaaaataaaagtcacTTAGTTAACTACAAGAGCTGTTGTAAAATTAAAGATCATGGGCGTTGGGGATCCATAATTTGGACATCATGGATAAAGCATTGCTAGGTAAGTGTTTTCAGAAACTAGAAACTGAATTTGGGATTTGGCAATTTATTTTGTTGAATAAATATGACCCTAGTGGGTGTATGTCTAGAGATAATAAAACCCAATGTGGCGGATTCACAATTTTGGACTAGCATTCTGAAAGTTAAAGAGAATCTTTATCAGTTTTGCAAGAAAGTTTAGAGATAGTCATAATACAATATTTTGGGAAGATTGGTGGACAGATGATAAACCTTTAAAATTAGCTTACCCTAGACTATATTTTTAAGCTTTGATCATAACATCACTATTGCTAAAGCCTTGTAGAAAGGCTGGGGATCGGGTTCAGGAGAACTCTATATGGGGAGTCTCTGGAGCTCTCGAAtagtttgaaagttagatgtaaaGTGGTAGATATTGGATCTGATAAAGATAAAATAAATTGGATGTTAACAATTGATGTTTTTTGCCAAGTCTTTATATAGAAAACTAGTTGAATCTAATTGCAATTACCCTCAATAGTTTTTATGGAAGGTCAAAGTACCAACTAAGATCAAAAGTTTTTCTTTGGCTTATGGATAGAAAAAACATTCTCACCAAAGATACTCTCTTAAGGATAAGATGGGTTGGTAGTAAAATGTGTACCTTTTCTCGTAAAGAGGAGACAATTGATCATCGGTTCTTCCAATGTGTTCCTGCTAGTTTGATCTGGAGCTTGCTTAAATGTGCTTTGAGCTTAAATTCTACTCCAACTACACTTAATGGTTGCTTTGGGAGCTAGATTAATAGTTTACCAAAGAATTAGAAAAGATTAGCATTGGAGGTGTAGAAATGATGTCATCTTTTAGAGAAAAAAACTTATCAATGACCATATGATCCTCATAAAGTTGATTTGCTATTGGGTTATTGGATGTGCTTTGCAGATAAAGGAGAAAGCACAAGGGTGCTAGTGCTAGGGTCAAAACTACTCGACTCACTAGCAAATGAACTGTATAGATCGTCAcaaggttggaggcatggggtcaTGAAAATTGGTGGCCAAGTCCTGAAGCTTACAACACTCGTGATTACAGGTTCGTTTCTTCCCCTTGTGAGGAGTTGTCGACTTCCCTCTTCTAGCAatctttcttgttttttcttttgtcaTTGGTGTAGTTATGCACCTATTTATACTAGCTTGTTTAGTTAGTTCCTCAGCCCCTTCATGATGGGATTGTGGAAGAAGTTTGGTTGTGTTCATTAGTTGTTCTAGTTCTTGTGGTGCTGGAGACTGCTTATATGTAAGTAGCTCCTTCTTTAGGAGATTGGTGATTTGCTCGCTTTGCTAGGTGCTTGGAGCACTTCCTTGATCCTTCCTAGAAGATCAGCAAAAAAATCATGGTAGTCGTTTTTATTAGGCCTTGGACCTTATGGTTTCTATTAATAGACATCAAAGGGGGTGGACCCTCTTTTAATAATAATAAAGTATTTGGGTTGGTGGGTTGGTATATTAACTaattcccgagaaaaatataggtTGTAGCGAAAAAATAAGAACCTAGTTTTAGGTAAGCTGTTTGAGCCATTTTTGGGCAAAAAATCCTACATTTTCACTTTGTAGGTTTTGGCCCATTTTTAGGCTCGTCATTGGAGATGACTTGAGGGCAtcaatttttaagagcttttagggATTTCACAAACACACATAAAGTTTAGAGGGTCTAAAAGTATAGTAATAAGGGTCAAATAATCTCCTTTTGGAAATTTCCTTCAAGTGCCAACCTGAAAGAAACTTCTTACACGCTCATAACTTTATAAGGACGGGAAGGTGTTCGGGTGCCGACATGTGGGCAAGAGTGGTAGGCCGAGGTAGAATTGAGGGAAAGAGATGCTAGAGCATCCTAGGGTGGTTGCGATCACGTTGAAGGCATGAATATCGGCCTCAAGGGGGGCAAAATGTGATCACACAGTTACTAATTTGGTCATCAAGCAAAAAGACCTTGTCCAAGGAGGAGGTGAAAAAACATAGGTTAAAATTGTTCACGCCAGGATTTAGCAGATGGTTCATACATAATAAGGTCAGTCAAAAAGCGAAGGGGTTCGCTTGCTTCGTAGAGATCAAATCTCAACTGCAGGAAGAAACTAAGCCAAGGAGACTTACCAAAAGAATCTTCTAGGATGATGGTTGTAATTGTGAAGGTATTAATCAATGACATTGGATTCAATACCTTGGTACATTTTCTTTTCACATCGAGACAAAAATCCAAGCCAAGGTAAAATCTGGTATTTTCCTCACCGTCAACGATATCACAACACTTCACCATGGTTCTCCAGATAGGTTTTTGGAGTGCAGATCACCATTCGTAACAAAAAATCAAGATCTTGGCAGAAATGGAGGCCAAAAGAGGGACAATCACCATCGTGCGTGTGCCTagagagaggaaaacgagggaACAACGCATCACAGTTCATCGACAACACAAGAACACTATGCAATCAATAAACAAGAACATCACCATCAAAACCAAGTGCACCATGCCAACATCAAAAACACAATTAACTGCAACATTGCATCATCACATGCATCTGTCGACGACTATATGCAAACTCGTATCCGGATTCTGCAAGAAAAGTTTGGGAGATGGTCATAATACAAGATTTTGGGAAGATTGATTGATATATGACGAGCCTCTAAAATTAGCTTACCACAACCTATATTTGTTAAGCTTTGATCATAACATTGTTGTTGCTAAAGCCTTGCACAAAGTTGGGGGAGGTCATATTCAGGAGAACTCTATATGACGAGTTTCTTGAGTTATCGAATAGTTTGAAACTTAGATGTGAAGAGGTAGAAATGGAATCTTCAAAGACTTTGCGGCTACTATTTATTGGAGATGCTTTGATTGCATCCATTTCTAAGACCTTTTTCGGGATTTGACAAACATGCATAAAGTTAGAGGGTCTAATAGTGCAATAATAAGGATCAAACCATCACCTTTGGAAAGTTGCTTCAAGCGTCAACCCAAGAGAAATTTCTTACAGGTTTCCAAAAAGAAAGAGAACTTGTTCGGGTGCAGGCGTGTGGGTGAGGGTGGACCAAGGTAGATTTGAGGGAAAGAAGTGGTGCGACATCCTAGGGAAGTTGCATTCGTGTCAAAGATTTAGATATTAACCTAGAAAGGGGCAAAAAGTAATCACACAATTACTAATTTGGTCACCAAGCCCCAAAAAAAGACCATGTCCAAGAAGAGGTGAAAAAACGATGGGGCAAAGTCGTCTAAGCCGAGACTCAACAAACGGTTCATACAGAATAAGGTAAGAAAATGGAAGGGGGTCGCTAGCATTGTAGAGTTCTAAGAGATCGAATCCCAGTTGCACCAAGAAACGGAGCCGAGGAGATAGCCCAAAAATCTTCTAGGATGATGACTTTGTAATTGTGAAGGCATTAATCAAAGACATTGGTTCCTATAACCAAGATACATTTTACTTGCCGTCAAGAACGTAACGACGCTTCAGCCTGGTTTTCTGGATGCGTTTGTGGAGAGCAGATACGACAATAATGATTTTTTTAACACGATTCCTTAGGGCCCGATCCATTAAAAAATAGAAGAGAGTTTTTCGGTTAATTAATGAAAACCCGAACGAAAACCGTTAGAACACGCCCCCCAACAGCGCACCATCAACACACCGACCCTCGGTGCCGCGCATCCAACGAGCCGCCGGGTCCGTCACTCGAGCAACCCGTAACCGACACCTTACAACAAAAACCGAAGCTGCCGCTTTAGCATCCACACCGACCCCGTGGCCGCGCACCAGGAGAGCCGTTTGCCCTACTGCCCAAGCAACCGGAGTCAACACCCTACATCTCTCTCAGGAGTCGCCACTCCGACGCATAGGCCGTGACCATACACGCCGACCCCGAGGTCGCGCACCAGGCTAGCCGTAAGCTTCATCATCCGAGCAACCAAAACCGACACCACACAACCAAATCCGAAGCCGCCATTCTGTCATCCACGCCGACCCCAAGGTCGCACACCAGGCTAGCGAATGACGTCGTCACCCACGTGACCAATGCCGGCAACCCTCCATGATGACTAATTCAGAATTGTCGTTCTAAGCTCCACGGCGGCCCCGAGGCCGCGCACCAACCGAGCCGATGACAGTCACAGGCCAAGACCACTCCAAAACGAAGCCTCCAAGAAGAAACGTTGTCATCATCCATTCCAGGAATCTGGAATAGGGGTTTCCCCTGGAGTGCGAGAGAAGAGGTCTTAGGCCCTCGAACAAAGACGCCTCCAAGGAGATGAGCGACGCCCACAGGCATCGTCGTCGTCGGCtccgaccaaggacagagcaaggcTTTCACCCCGAGCAACCAAAAGAAGTCTTTCCCTCGAATTGGCATATGAGAGCCGCCGCTCGCCTGAACCACCACCCACCACCAAAGCCCGGAGCCATCGATGAGAACCGCCCCGCCATTGCCGCCTGCACCACGTGGAGCCGCTGATTGGCAACCCCATCACCATCGCACGAGCCAGAACCAGCCACGTCTGGCCAGATCCGACGCCCCGCACCACAGCCAACCCACCGGCTGGCACCAAGTGTCCCTGGCAAGACTGAGGACCCACTCACTGCGGCAAAGTCACGATGCACCCGAGCTCCAGTCGTGGCACTGCCCACACAACCAGCACGACCGCCATCGCGAAGAAGAGATCCGAGGCTGCCGCCCCGACATCCGACCACTACCCGCTCGCCAGATCCGCCTCGCAGGAGCGTCACCCATGCCCCCGCTGAGCAGCAGCACAACCCATCGGTCCAGCCCGAGGGGAACGACAACCGCATCCACCACCTGCGCCAACTGCATGAGCCACCATCGAAGCTACACCGGATTTGCAGTCAACAGACCCTACAGCTCCGCCCCGCCACCAGCACACCTGCCGGCATGCCTCACCACGCCGGAACCTAGTTGGACCACCCCCAGCCCACGTCGCCTCAGCCCTTGACCCCTGTCGTCCGAATCTAGAGAGAAATCACCAACAACTTCCAGCCTCAAGATCTCCACGAACAGGCCCGCACCATCCATCCTCACGCAGCCGTCGCCACGCGGACGCACCTCCCACACGCCGCCCGAATCGCCGTCGTGCCATCTCGCACGAACAGCGTGCTCCTCGCCAGGGACCCGCGTCCCGAGCCGCGGTTCACCAGGCAAGGGGGGACAGGAGCCCCGACGGCCAACGCCAGCCTCCTCGCCCGACGGCGGCAAGGCAGAGGGGGTGGGGAGTGCGCGGCCTACAACGGCCAAGGTTCGCCCTGCCGCCCGCGAGAGCGAGGGGTGTCCACCCAGCTAAGGTTAACTGCTTGTCATGTCAAAGCAGCTAACCGATCGCCAAGCATCAACAATGGAAGCACGGAAGGAGACACCCCAGAACCATTCATAACAAAAGATCAAGCTCTTGGCGAAAATGGAGGGCAAAAGAGGGCCCGTCTCGAAAGACGCGCGCCTAGTTACTGGAAAACGAGGGGAACAGCGCATGCCAATATCATTGACAGCACGGAAACActatgcaagcaagtaaacaagaAAATACAAGCTAGGTCGCCATCAAAACAAAGTGCAACATGAGAAGTACTCCCGCTGTATCAAAATTATTGTCTTGGATTTGTTAGGTATGAATatatctagtcacattttagtatttcAATACATCTATTTCTATATACAAACCTAAGACGAGaactttgggacggagggagtacaatcaaCTGCAACATTTCACCACCAGGTGCATCTATTGACAGCTATATGCAAACTTGTAACCAGATTAACTTGCGACGATCAGCCCAATCCCAAGTAAGTACTACTAAACATGGTGAACAATTACGCTATTTAGGCAAAGTAGATTATCAATTCATTCCAATTGCTACAATGCTAAGCCTCAAGCATGTATACCTAATAGTGAGTCTTTATACTATAAACTAACACTCTTATATAAGAGCAGAACACTAGCCAGtactctctccgtcccaaaataagtgtcttactcTTAGTAAAactttgagacagttattttgggacagagggagtacatttttTTATCTCCGGCTAAACCAAAATTCAAACTAGCTACATTGCTAGTATGTACCACTGTAGGATGCAGCTATAAATATGTTCTGTAAATAAAAATGTGCTATGATGCATATATACCTAGAAGAGAACTATAGATCATCTTACTAAACAGAACAGAGTAGTAAACATCAACGCCCAACCACTACAATCAAACTTTCGACGACATGCTGAACCACAATTCAACACTAAGTGACAATTCAAGCGGCAGcccacaatcaagaacaagtcaagGGGACAGTGACCTAGTACACAAGAACAGGACAAACATCTTCATCATAATGCGGAAGCAACAGAGATGGCGATAAAAAAATGAACATCTTCACTCTCAGCAGCAGAGTCAACTATTACGACCGAAGCTAAAAACATCCATACATCCATCCATTGTGCACACTCATCTGGATCAGGTTACAGCATACTGAGCAACTAAGCCGAGACAACAATTAGTACGAAGCACGAATCGAACAAGCACCGTCACACCTAGGAGCTTACCACCGTCGGAACCACGGCGAGATACACGGACCGAAAGGCAACAGCATGCAGGCCTCAAGCCGCCACCTTGCGTGGGCGCCCACGGCCGCGCTTGGCAGGAGCGGAGCCAGACGCGGCCGCCGGAGACTCAGCCTCCTTGGTTACCTTGGCCTTCTTGGCCGCGGAGGGGCCCGGCGGGCGGCCGCGGCCCTTGGGCATGCCGGTGGTGGCCTTGGCGACGGCCTCCTTGACGGCGACGGACATGGGGTCCTTGGGCGGGCGCCCCCGGCCGCGCTTGGGCGTGTTGGGATCCGGCTTGGGCTTGGGCGGCGCGTTGGGGTCCTTGGGCGGGCGGCCGCGGCCGCGCTTGGCCGGGGTGGCGGAGACCGCGTCGGCCTTGAGGTAGTTGTTCTTGACGAAGGCGAGCTTGCCGGCCTCCTTCATGCTGGCTAGGTTGGCCGTGAGGAGGGAGGCGTGCGCGGAAGGGAGGCCCTCGTACTTCTCCTCGATGTAGCTGGAAATGGCCGACTTATTGGAGCCGTTAGTGTCGCCCAGCGCCTCGATAGCCGCGAGAATCATCTGCCAGGAGAAGCAGGGGCGCTCAGGCCGCGGCCGGCAAATGGAAGGATCTACCAAACAAGGAAACAATACGCCGGCGACGAATCTACGGCGGCGGAAAGCACGGGAGCAGGGCATCAAAACTGGGCGAAACTCACCTCGGGGTAGGGCGGGATGTCACCGGACTTGGGAGACCCTTCGGTCGCCATGGCAGCGACGGCGGCTAGAGCCCACGGCGGTGGAGCCGAGCTCTAGAGCTAGAGTGCGGGCGCGGGCAGCGGGGAGGGGGGAATTTTCGGATTTGGATCGGGGGAGGATGGGAGGACGGCGGGGGCAGTAGATAAGAAATGGGCGAGCTGCGCCGCGTGTACCAGAGGCAGACGGCGTATGACCTAGGGTTTCCGCGCGTGGTCACCGACGTGTGGGCCGCGTGGGGCGGTATCCTTGGACGGGACCACCTGGCGGTGGGGGCACCACGGGCGTGTCAGAGGAATCCTGCAGTTTCGGCCGATATAAATGTAGCTTTCCTATTTTGAATGCCTTTATCGATGTGCGGGGGACGGAGACCCGAGCGTGACGTGCACGGACGGCGGGGATGGCGAGGCGGGGGATCGGAGGGTGGACAAGGAAGAAGCAACGGGTGCCTGCACGCGGATCGGTGACGTGGCGCGGGGCGGGGGAAACGCTTTTGCTGGACTTGTCGTCTCCTGCGCGgggagcgggagcgggagcgGCCTCGCGTTTTGGGTCGGGGGGAATTGACTGTCCTGCCCCGCCACGAGCGCGCTGCCCATATAAATATTTATTTATAAAAAATCGGCCCCTTTGTCGTGCTCCGGTCTGGGTGGGCCTGATCCACGTCTTTGCATTTGTATACCGCTTAAAACAAATACAGTAGTGTTTGAGTGAGCTAGCTATAAAAAATAAATTACTTCATCTATATCAAAATATATGTTGGTGGAGTATAATGACATATATTTTGTAAGAATGAAAGGCGGGCcatataataaataagtagtacactcttctaaccaactattgtacatgttagtTGTAAGATGAGCTATATGTGACATGGCATAAGCTTACAGCCGGCAGCCGGCTCTATTATTGTCTTTgctcttagagcaagtacaataaggtgacATAAGCAGGCTATAAGaattaaaataatatatattcTTGCTTAATTggaagagagaggagaggagagagaagagaagcgggctcttcgtgagtaGCCAGCTGCAACACGAGA
This region includes:
- the LOC123396104 gene encoding HMG-Y-related protein A-like — its product is MATEGSPKSGDIPPYPEMILAAIEALGDTNGSNKSAISSYIEEKYEGLPSAHASLLTANLASMKEAGKLAFVKNNYLKADAVSATPAKRGRGRPPKDPNAPPKPKPDPNTPKRGRGRPPKDPMSVAVKEAVAKATTGMPKGRGRPPGPSAAKKAKVTKEAESPAAASGSAPAKRGRGRPRKVAA